A stretch of Dietzia lutea DNA encodes these proteins:
- a CDS encoding PH domain-containing protein: MPDHAVPLRTNGDPLVSSAAPGQGGAHALREPRPAGDGGSPGAAPDAGDALLTSNRVLVTAPRHRIEKRTALLFVIEGIWSWAVLAGLQIAWFYWGDNVMGFWNWVALGVTVPFAFMGIVVAPWWRYLVARWDVSDTAVCSRQGWWTTQFRIAPLARLQTVYTTRTLFERWFGLATVNASTASAQGTVQIRGLNLADAEALAQHLIAIANLDAGDGT; this comes from the coding sequence ATGCCCGATCACGCAGTGCCCCTCCGCACGAACGGGGACCCCCTCGTCTCCTCCGCGGCGCCCGGCCAGGGGGGCGCCCACGCGCTCCGCGAGCCCCGTCCGGCCGGCGACGGTGGCTCCCCCGGCGCCGCGCCGGATGCCGGTGACGCCCTGCTCACCTCCAACCGGGTGCTGGTGACCGCGCCGCGGCACCGTATCGAGAAGCGCACCGCGTTGCTGTTCGTCATCGAGGGGATCTGGTCGTGGGCCGTCCTCGCGGGCCTACAGATCGCCTGGTTCTACTGGGGTGACAACGTCATGGGCTTCTGGAACTGGGTCGCCCTGGGCGTGACGGTGCCGTTCGCGTTCATGGGCATCGTCGTGGCGCCGTGGTGGCGCTACCTGGTCGCGCGGTGGGACGTGTCCGACACGGCGGTGTGCTCGCGTCAGGGGTGGTGGACCACCCAGTTCCGCATCGCCCCGCTGGCGCGTCTGCAGACCGTGTACACCACGCGGACGCTGTTCGAGCGGTGGTTCGGCCTCGCGACGGTCAACGCGTCCACCGCCTCCGCGCAGGGGACGGTGCAGATCCGCGGCCTGAACCTCGCGGACGCCGAGGCGTTGGCGCAGCACCTCATCGCGATCGCCAACCTGGACGCGGGGGACGGGACGTGA